One window of Deltaproteobacteria bacterium genomic DNA carries:
- a CDS encoding 4Fe-4S dicluster domain-containing protein, giving the protein MTYFMDYLPHEVIRSVQLGLYSELLHSSTMWVCSTCATCATRCPNGIDVTGFMDFLKNKILSGNIQPKQKEVAAFHQAFLDEIKRHGRINEFVMMAHFSRKRGGLWKRLMDGELKADMKLGLEMFRKGRLKPIPKKAAGAAEVKDMFKRRR; this is encoded by the coding sequence GTGACCTACTTCATGGACTATCTTCCCCACGAGGTCATTCGGTCCGTCCAGTTAGGACTTTATAGCGAGCTGCTTCATTCAAGCACCATGTGGGTGTGTTCAACGTGCGCCACATGCGCGACTCGCTGTCCCAACGGCATCGACGTTACCGGATTTATGGATTTCCTAAAGAACAAGATCTTGAGCGGCAACATCCAGCCCAAACAGAAAGAAGTGGCCGCTTTCCACCAGGCTTTTTTGGATGAGATCAAACGTCACGGACGAATCAACGAATTTGTCATGATGGCCCATTTTTCCCGGAAACGGGGCGGGTTGTGGAAGCGGCTCATGGACGGAGAACTGAAAGCGGACATGAAGCTGGGATTGGAGATGTTCCGAAAAGGAAGGCTCAAACCGATTCCCAAAAAAGCAGCCGGCGCAGCCGAAGTGAAAGACATGTTTAAAAGGAGGCGGTAA